The sequence AAAACTGGGACTTCTCAGTATATATGTATGGCGTATTAGGTCAGGACATTCTTTCGTACTCGGCAATGAAACTGACTACTATGACACCTTCTGACGATTGTGTTTCTAACATTTTAAGTGATGTTGTAGCTGATGCGTGGTCGCCAACCAATACAGACGGAGCATATCCACGTTTATCGATTACAGACCTTAATGCCAATACCCGTACTTCTGATGCATGGATGAAGAAAGGTGACTTCCTGAAGATAAATAATATTCAGATTGGTTATACTTTACCAACGAATATTGCCAAAACATTAAAAATGTCTGGTGCCCGCATTTATGCTTCTGTACAAAACCTGGCTACTTTTTCATCTTACAACAAGTATGGCGATCCTGAAGTGGGACAAGGAAGTGTGCTCTATACAGGTCTTGATACCGGCCGATATCCAACACCACGTACTTATACATTTGGTGTGAACATTAAATTTTAATTGTTCCATAATAAACAAAAGATTAACATTATGAAAAACATATTAAGAATATTATTTATAGCCGCTTTTGTTGGATCTGTCCTATTCGGAACAACTTCTTGCGACAATGAAGAGTTTTTGACAGTAGATCATTACACGATCCTTGCGTCTGACCAAATGTTTAAGAGCGAAGAAGACGCAGCTAAAGGTTTGGTGGGATGTTACGACATGTTCTTCCCGGGAACCAATGCAGACGACTGGAACTATAAACCTCAGTTATTTGTAGGTTGCCATCCTACGCTGGAAACACAAGCTACTGGTTGGGATAAACAGTATGGTAATCAACAGTGGACTGCTGATGATCCAAGTTTAAATGCAGGGTGGATGTATGCCTACCGTGCCATTGGCCGTTGTAACGTATTTTTGGCAGGTTTGGAAGCCTCAGAAGAGGCTGCAAACTGGGCAACAGCCGAATCGATGGCTGGTCAGGCTAAAGCAATTCGTGCCTACTTTTACATGTGGTTGGCGCAAACCTGGGGAAGAGTACCAATGCTGGCGGCTGGAGAAACTTTCTCGAATACGCCAGACAAAGCTGCTGCTGAAACTGATGATGAAATGTGGGATTTTATTATCCAGGACTTGAAAGATGCTTCTTCAGCTCTTGAGTGGGCTCCACAAAATAACGAGTTGGGCCGTTGTACAAAGGGTATGGCACTTTCTTACTTAGGCGAAGCTTATATGTGGAAAGCATATAAAGCCCGTATCAATGGTGAAGGCGATGCCAAAAGCAAAGAAAATATCCAACTGGCTGCTGCGGCTTTAAAAGAAGTTATCGACGATGGCCCTTACGAGTTGGCACCATCATATTCTACTTTGTGGGACGTAGGTCTTGCATGGCCTAAAGAGGCAGTTTTTCAGGTTGTTATGGATATGGGCGTAGGAAACTACTCGAATTGGGACTCTAACGCACACAACTTTGTGAACTTCTTTGCCGGTTCTACCAATGGTGGTGGTGGCTGGGGCTCACAATACCTGTCGTGGGAATTGTATTTCGCTTTTGAAAAAGGTGACAAACGTCGCGATGCATCAATGGCTACCAACCCTGTTCCGGAACTTCCTGAAGATCAACGATCGGAATATTGCTATGGTTACAACCCGTTCTTACAGCAAACAATTGGAAGTACTCCTGATAAAAACAGTTTTAAAATGAATAATGGTGGCGACTATGCACCAGGTATCTGGACAATTAAACTTTGGAGAAACCAACGTTGTCAGTGGTCATCGCCTCACTCACCAGTTCACTTCTATTACAAACGTTATTCAGGAGTAATGCTTGACTATGCTGAATGTCTGTTCCGTCTGAATGGTGGAAATGATGCTACTGCATGGGATTTAGTTAATCAGGTACGTAATCGTGCATTTGGAAACCTGGAAGTAGGTAAAGCAGAGGCTTTAACCAACACATTCCTGCCTTATTTCCAACAACTGGAGAATATCAACGGTTCGTATTCTGATTATGTTGCTCCAACAGAATATCCTATTCCATTTAGCACTGAAACCGTAGAGGTACCAGATGCTAAAACTTATTACACCGAAGATGCCGCTGGTAACGAATACCACGAGGCCTTTACTGGTTTAGAAGTTTGGGAAGTGGCTCTTGGACAAGAGCGTCGTAAAGAGTTTAACTCAGAATGGAACCTGAAGTATGACCTGCAACGATCTGAGTTCCTGATTCCTCATATTAATGCCAACTATCCAAAAGGTGTAGGTGTTCCTAATACCGACGTAAACGCCTTGACTAACTGGCATACTTATCGTGAATGGGATTTCAACGAAAAGAAACTCGTTATGCCTATTCCTACAGATGAATTGCTTAGAAATAAACTGATAACCCAAAACGACGGTTATTAGGTTATAAATATTTATAATAATAAATTGATTGTATTTAAAGGGGATTTCCGAAAGGTTATCCCCTTTTTGTGTTATCCCAATTGTTCTTTAAAATGGCATATGAAGTTTTAAAGTTTACTATGGTTAATGCCGATAAAACAGCATAAGAGCATTGGGAACGCATTGAAAGAATGTAACATTCTGTTGTTAAATGAGTAATATTAAACTCTTACATCCTATTTGCCTCTCAAACTTTTCACGAGATTATAAATACCATTATAGTTTTAACTGAGTTTCACTCAAGCCAATTCCGTTTGTTTGTCATGGCTAACGGGAAATAGAAATTGTCTGAATTGTTTGCAAAAACATCAGCTATCGCAGTTGAATGCGCGCATTGGGGCAACAAAATGCCACCAATCGCATGCGAAAAGCAATGATTTTTAGCTAAAGTGATACCTATCGAACACGAATTACGACATGTTCAAAGCTGAATGAAAGTACTGGGTTAGTTTTTGAACTGCACATCAACACCTTTTTCGTTACGTGCTGTTTGAGAAACCTGGTAAGGGGTAACGTTTATTTTTCCTTTTACAAACTCCGGGATATTATACGATTTTAGGAGTTGCGTGTAATAATCCACATCATCCTGTGGCAGCAGAAAAGGTTTCGATGCCACACCATTTTTATCGATGTGGGCAATAAACGGGCGGGTATAAAGCCCGTCCAAACGGCGGCTGCTGAACACCACCCAGCGGCTGTTGCTGCTCCACGAATGGTAACTTTCGGTTTCGTTACTATTTAAAATATCCAGGGCGCTTACTGTTTTGTCGGCCAAGCTCAGCAGGTACAAATCAGCTTCACGATGCCAGATGGAGAAATTGCCATAATCAAACAGCGTGAACATTAAAAAATTTCCGTCGGGCGAAACACGCGGAAAGGAAATACTTTTACCCATTGAACTGGCGTTAACGAGCGTATCAACTTCTTCGCCAAAGCGGCGTGAAGCAGGATCGAAAGTTATGCTGCAAAGGTTGTATCTTACCTGCTCATACTCATCGGGAATTGTTACACTATCGGCCGAACAAAAATACAGTGTTTTTCCATCAGGCGAGAAAGTGGGGAAGGTTTCAAATGCCGATTTGGAGAACAGTTCAGGCGTACTAAAAATCTCGTGTTTTTCTACGTCGTAAATCACCACATCCGATTTGTAATCGAAAACTTCAATACGGTTACGGTCGGAGGTGTGGAACATCTGTTTGGTGCTGTTTACCGAAAAAGCTACAAAATTACCCAATGGATGCCACGATGGGTAAACAAGTGGCGACATGGTTTCGGGCGTTTTGGTATTTAGTTTTTCTATTTTGTTGTTGCGCATAACAAAAGTTCCGCCAAAATCCTTTCGAATATGAAATAGCATCGTGTCGGGCGATTGCATACAAAATGAGTGGCAATTTACGCAATTGTAATCCATCGTTTTATTGGACACAATTTCTGTTTGATGAAACGTTTCCAGGCTGCGCTGGTAAATTCCCATTTCGTTCCATGTTTCATAACCCGGCTCTATCAGGCGGTAAGCAATATACGGGTCAACAGCATCAGGCGAAACAAAGAACTGAAAAGGTTTATACGCCAACCACTTCTCCTCTGTTTTTGTTACAATTTTTACTTCAATAGCGCTGTTTTGTGCGCTTTCCAAAAGTTTCTTCCATGCCGATGAGCCAATTGCAAACTGCTTTTCGTAGGCTTTAACTTTTACCTGTTCTGTGCCGGTTTCAAAAAGGGCATAAGCATCGGTATAATCGCACGAATCAGCTAATTTAAAATGCAGCGGAGCAATATTGGCCGGAATGGTAACACCCGCATAATCGGGGAAAATCGCAGGTGTTTCGTCGAGGTTTTCATCAATAGTGAAATTTCCGGTGCAAGCCCAGAAAAAACAAAGCCCGATACAATATAGAATGTGTTTTAAACCATTTTTTTGCATTTCTTAATCCTCTTAATTTTCCTTCTACTTCAATAAAAAGTTTAAATACATATTTTGGCTATTCCTTTTGTTTTTAGAGGCTTCAAAATCCTGAATAACCTGATCAGTAATGGCATAATGTTTTAATGCTGTTGTATCGTTGGCGGCAAAAAGCATCACGCCTGCCTGGAATCCTTTGGGCAACGATGGCAGTGCCGGAGTATCGTAATAGTTTTCAATCATCGTTTTAAAACCTTCGATATCACGCATTAACAAATAAATGGCACCCAAATATTGAACAGTTGCCCGGTGTGATGGATTATGGTTGATAATATGTTTTAAATCCGAATCGAAACCATTTTTTCCCGCCAGAAAATTTTCGGGAAATATGCAATCGCGTTTGGCGCCTAATAAAGCATCAGCCTCAAGAGCTTTATCGTTTTCGAGAAAACGTCGTTGTGAGTGGGCCCAGTCGGCATAGTATTTTGTTTTTTCAAGAATAGCAATATATTTTTCGGCTACCGGATAGGCACCATAAATCAGGTTCGTTTGCACCAGGCGTTTTAACATGCGCGGATTGTAATTATTTACACTTTCGTTCGACTCGAATGCCATTCGCTGCGACAGGGCAATGTGGCCCATCGAAAAATACACGTCGCTTAACAAAACCGAAACGTAGGGTGTTTTGTCCCAGCTCAGGTAAATACTCCGGAGGTCTTGCTGTTTATAATCAAACAGGTGTTCGGCCAACAGCCCTTTTTCGGCCAGCGCCACATTCCGGCAATTCTGATACAGGTAATTGTTCATATCGATTTGCCGGCACCGTTCAAGCAGTTTGTCCCAATTTTCCTGGCGCATGTAATAATCCAGCTCTTTAAAAATTTCATGCCGCGAGTCGATCATAAACGACGAATTGAATACGGCGAGCCAGCCCAAAACAACAAACTGGGTTGCCAGTGCCGCCACTTGAATATTTTTTCTCACCTGTTTCACCTGTCCAAAAAGCAAAGCCGCCAGCAAAACCGCCAACATAAGCAGCCAGGGTTGGTAAATCACATTTCCGGCCTGGAGTTTCCATGTAAAATAGCCATCGGGTAATAGCAGGTATTTTAGTTCGCCTGCAACACCCAAACGTAGGCTTAATACTGCTGCCAAATAAACCAAAGCCGCAGGAAGCAGGAGAAAATAGGAGCTCCGGAAATGCACAAACAGCTCGGTAAGCACTATTGCGGCAACAAACAAAGAAGCCACCGGCCCGGCCAGCAAATAAAGTAGCACCGAAAAACCCGCAGCATAAATGATTCGCTTCGTTATTGACTGTATTTTTAAATAAAAAGCGAAGGTGCATAAAAACATCAAAAATGCAACAGTACCACTCAGTTGGTAGTTGATGTTAAACTGTAGAAACAACAATGAAATAACAGGTAATAAGGAAAGAACCTGGAGGTGTAAAGCAGGTGCCAGACGTTTTAAAATTACACTTGTTACGATTCCTGATGTGGTTAGCAGAAAAGCTGAAATAAGCGCTCCTAAATACGGGGTTACAAAAAACTGTATTAGAAAGTCGGCAATAAGCCGGGCCAGTCCACCAGGCTGCCACAGCACTGATTTTACAAAGGGCCAGTCGTATAAAAATAGGTGCCATTGTTCCGAAAAATAAAAGCTGTAGCGTTCCTTTATTTGCATATAAAGAAACAGGGCAATAAAAACCACAATCCAGCCAACTATGTAAATTAACCTGACTTTCTCGAATCTGTTTTTCATTAGTTATCGATTACCTGATATCCTGTAAACTTAAAAGAAATTCGTTAAAATATCCTAACCGATTTTACATTCATTTGCACTCATCCGGCCAAATAACTTCAATTTATCTAAAATTAGAAATAGAATATCCATAATCAGAGATGCATCTACCCCCCGATGCATAATTTTACCTAAACCAAAACCATAAGACCAGTATGTTGTGTGTAAAAGTAAAATGTACAGACAAAATGATTTCCAAGATAGTATTAATCAATATAAAATCGAAGCAGCAGGCCACTATGTTGTTGAAAGAACACCAGAAGTAAGGTAGTGCAGAAATATAAAACTTATAGAATCTAAATTAAAGAACTTAACAATATCATGAAAAAAATTACTTCCTTATTACTTCCAATTTTTGTAATCATTCTCAGTTTTGGAGTACATGCTCAGGTTGAACAGGCTCCGGCCGGATTTGATGTATTGCAAAAATCTATTCCGCATGGAAAAATAGATACAGTGGTTTACACCTCGAAAACGGTGGGTACCGAACGAACCACACTGGTTTATACACCTCCGGGTTTTTCGGCCGAAAAAAACTACCCGGTTCTTTACCTTTTACACGGAATTGGCGGCGACGAATTTGAATGGCTGAACGGTGGCCATCCCGAGATTATATTGGATAACCTGTATGCCGAAGGAAAAGTAGAGCCAATGATTGCGGTGCTGCCAAACGGCCGTGCAATGAAAGATGATAGTGCCACAGGAAATGTATACGGGGCCGACAAAGTTGAAGCTTTTGCCAATTTTGAAAATGATCTTTTGAATGATTTAATTCCTTTTATAGAAAATAAATACCCTGTTATTGCAGATCGTGAACACCGCGCCATTGGCGGTTTGTCGATGGGAGGAGGGCAGTCGCTGAACTTTGGCCTCGGAAACCTCGATGTGTTTGCCTGGGTTGGTGGATTTTCTTCGGCACCAAATACCAAACAACCTGCAGAATTGGTTCCCAATCCGGACGAAGCCAAAAAGCAACTGAGCCTGCTGTTTATCTCATGTGGCGATAAAGACGGACTGTTCAGTTTTAGCAAGCGAACACACGATTATATGAGCGAAAATGATATCCCCCACTATTACTATGTGATTCCCGACGGTCAACACGATTTTAACGTTTGGAAGGACAGCTTGTACAATTATGCGCAGTTGCTGTTTAAGTAGCCAATCAATGTACCGTACAAATATTAACAGAATAAAAAAGTAGAATAAATCGATCCATTAAAATGAAGAAAAGAAATTTCAGAAAAAGTTTAATTCCTCAGCTAACCGCTTTAGCCATGTTGTTTTCGTTTGTTGCAAGTGGTGCTCAGCCCACAAAAAAAGCTAAAAGCACAAATTCACCTGTGTTTTCCAATTTTGTATATCAGGGCGATGATGATGTATATAAAAAATACCCTTTGAAAGAAGGAGAGTTTTATAGCCCGATTTTGCAGGGGTGTTATCCCGATCCGGCAATAACGCGCAAAGGCGACGATTATTATTTGGTTTGTTCGTCGTTCGCCATGTTTCCGGGCGTTCCGATTTTCCACTCAAAAGACCTGGTAAACTGGACCGACCTGGGAGGCGTACTCGATAACCCTGAAACATTCGATACACACGATTGTGGCATTAGTGCAGGTGTTTATGCTCCGGGTATTACGTACAACCCGTATAACGATACATTTTATATGATTACAACTGCATTTACCGGAGGTTTGAATAACATTATCGTAAAAACAAAAGACCCTAAAAAAGGGTGGGGCGACCCGATTAAGCTGGCTTTCGGCGGTATCGATCCATCGATTTTTTTCGACGACGATGGTAAAGCCTATGTGGTTCATAACGATGCGCCCGATCCTGGAAAGGAATTGTACAACGGTCACCGTGTAATCAAAATCTGGGAATACGATGTGGAGAAGGACCAGGTTATTGAAGGAACCGACAAAATAATTGTTGACGGTGGTGTTGATCTGGCCAAAAAACCAATCTGGATTGAAGCACCGCACCTGTACAAAAAAGATGGAAAATACTTTCTGATGTGCGCCGAAGGTGGAACAGGCGGCTGGCACAGCGAAGTTATCTTTAAAAGCGACAGCCCGAAAGGACCATTTATTCCGGCGCCAAGTAATCCTATTTTAACACAGCGCCATTTTCCCAGAGAGAGAGAAAATAAAGTGGACTGGGCGGGTCATGCCGATATTATTGAAGGGCCAAACGGCCAATGGTATGGCGTGTTTTTGGCTGTTCGTCCAAACGAAGAGCAACGCGTAAATACAGGCCGCGAAACCTTCATTTTACCGGTCGACTGGTCGGGAGAATTCCCTGTGTTTGTTAACGGGCTTGTTCCAATGGAGCCAAAACTGGATATGCCTAAAGGTGTAGAGAATAAAACGGGTAAAGATGGCTTTTTCCCCAATGGAAACTTTACTTATACCGAAGATTTTTCGTCTGACGATTTGGATAAGCGCTGGATTGGCTTGCGCGGACCTCGCGAAGCTTTCATCGAAAAAGCAAAAAACGGTATTCAGATAAATCCGTTTGCCGCGAATGTAAAAGAGGTAAAACCAACTTCTACTTTGTTTTATCGTCAAATGCACAACAGCTTTTCGTATGCTGCTACCCTTGATTACAAGCCTGAATCGGAGAAAGATTTGGCAGGAATCGTGGCCTTGCAAAGCGAAAATGCAAACTATGTATTTGGCGTTACTAAACAAGGGGACGACTATGTATTGGTTTTACAACGCAATTTTAAACGACGTTTCCGTGGCGAAATGGACTCAAAAGTAATTGCAAGCACAAAAATCGAACTCAGCCAACCGCTGCGTTTACAGGTTTCGGCAAAAGGCGACAAGTATGAGTTTTCGTATGCTGTTGAGGATGCCGATTTTGTGCGCCTGGGAGAAACTGTTTCGGGCGATATTCTTTCTACCGATGTAGCCGGTGGTTTTACAGGTTGTTTACTCGGATTGTATGCAACTTCGGCCAACGATGCATTACCTGAATAGGACCATAGGTTTAGGTTACTAAATAGTTCCGGTGTTGGGCCAAAGTCCGTCTTTGGCTCATCGCCGGAATAGGTTTTTTAGAAATGTAGTTTAATACTTAACTAAACAAGATGCGAACCAATAAAATTTTATCAACCGCGCTATTCTTGTTGTTTGCTGCTGCGGCTTTTGCCCAACAAATAAGTGTTGTATCGCCTAATCAAAAACTAAAAGTTGAGCTTTCGCAATCAGAAAACAGCGCGTTTTCAGCATGGTTTTTAAAAGTAGATTACCGGGCTGATGAAGATTTTACCACAGTGATCCCAAAAATCGATTTGGGTTTACTCCGCAACGATCAGGATTTTTCAAAGGCATTGAGCCTAAAAAAGGTGGAACCAATCCAATTAATTACCGAAGAATATACCGCCTTACACGGAAAACGTTTGCAGCGAAAAAATACGGCCAACGAAATTACCTTCTGTTTCGAGAATGAAAATAAATCGAAGCTGAACGTAGTTGTTCGGGCATGGAACGATGGAGTTACTTTCCGCTACGAATTTCCTGAAAAAGAAGGTGCTTTTGTCATTCAGGACGAGTTAACCGCCTATGCCATTCCCAATAAAACAAAGCGCTGGCTCGAAGAATTTGACCTTTCAAATGAACGGCTTTATGCCAACAGCGACAGTGCTTCGGTTCAGCAAAACTGGTCGTATCCGGCACTTTTTGAGACTTCAGAAACGGCTTGTTGGTACCTCATTCATGAAGCCGATGTGGATAGAACGTACTGTGCAACAAAACTGAGCAACTACAGTGTTGCCGAACAATATAAAGTTACGCTTCCGCATCCCGGAGAAGGCGAGGGCGAAGCTTTACCGCAAATTACATTGCCCTGGAAATCGCCCTGGCGCGTAATTGTTATCGGCAGTTTGGCCGATGTGGTTGAATCAACTTTGGTTGATGATGTGTCGAAACCTTCAGTTCTTGAAAACACCGACTGGGTTAAACCCGGTGTGGCTTCGTGGAATTACTGGTCGCACAACCACGGAACAAAAGATTATAAAACCGTTTGCGAATTTGCCGATTTGGCTGCCGAAATGAACTGGCCTTATACCTTGCTCGATTGGGAATGGGATCAGATGGAAAACGGCGGTAACCTGGAGGATGCGCTCGAATATATTCATTCGCTGGGCGTAAAACCGCTGATGTGGTATAATTCGGGCATGTTTAAGTGGATTACCTCAACCCCGGTTGACCGGATGAAAACCCATGAAAACCGGATGGAAGAATTTGCCAAACTAAAGGAATTGGGCGTTTACGGTGTAAAAATAGATTTCTTTTTAAGCGAGAAACAATACATGATCGACTACTACCTCGATATTTTAGAGGATGCTGCGCAGTTTAATATCATGGTTTATTTTCACGGTTGTTTGGTGCCACGGGGCTGGCAGCGCACTTATCCGCACCTGATGACTTACGAGGGAGTTCGTGGCGCCGAATGGTACAACAACGGCCCGGAACTTACGGCTGCTGCTCCCGAGCACAACAACGTATTGCCGTACACCCGAAATGTAGTCGGCTCGATGGATTATACCCCGGTAACATTTACCAATTCGCAATATCCGCATATCACTTCTTATGCACACGAACTGGCATTAAGTGTTGTTTTTGAATCGGGCATCCAGCATTTTGCCGATCGCCCCGAAGGTTTTCAAAATTTACCCGATGCTGCACGTACCTTCTTAAAAGAAGTGCCGGTGGTTTGGGACGAAACAAAATTGCTTGATGGATATCCCAGTAAATTTACCGTAATCGCGCGCAAAAAAGCCGAAAACTGGTACGTTGGCTGCATTAATTCAGATGGAAGAAGAGAAAGGCATCAATCGCTTGATTTTTATTTTTTGCCCGACGGAAAAAAATTCAGGTTAACCCTAATTGCTGACGGAGAACACGATACCGTTTTTTCTACGCAATACATGGTGGTTGATAACACCAGTTCTATAAATGTGAAAATGCTTCGCAGAGGCGGTTTTGCCGCTGTGCTTAAACCTATTAACGACTGATTTTCAAAAGAAAATGATTACAAATAGTATCAAAAAAACGATTTTGCTTGTGGCCATTACGCTGGGCGTATTTTCAGCATGGGCCCAACAATACCCCTATCAAAACCCCGAATTAAGTTCTGAAGAACGTGCAAAAGATTTGGTTTCGCGATTAACGCTCGAAGAAAAAGCGATATTGATGTGCGACCAGTCCGATGCTATTCCGAGGCTCGGGATCAAAAAATTCAACTGGTGGAGCGAAGCTCTGCATGGTTACGCCAACAACGATAATGTAACCGTTTTCCCGGAACCGATTGGAATGGCGGCTTCGTTTAACGACGAATTGCTGCTTGAAATTTACGATGCCGTTTCGGATGAAGGACGGGCCAAATACAACGAGTGGATCAACGCCGGAAACGAAAACAAACGCTTTCTGAGTCTTTCGGTGTGGACGCCAAACGTGAACATTTTCCGCGATCCGCGTTGGGGCCGTGGCCAGGAAACCTATGGAGAAGATCCTTACCTGACTTCCAGAATGGGCGTTTCGGTAGTAAAAGGATTGCAGGGGCCGGCCGATGCCAAATATCGGAAACTGCTGGCTTGTGCCAAACACTTTGCTGTGCACTCGGGCCCGGAGTGGAGCCGCCACGAGCTCAACCTTAACGACATTAGTCCGCGAGAATGGTACGAAACCTATTTGCCCGCCTTTAAAGCACTGGTTCAGGATGCCGATGTGCGCCAGGTAATGTGTGCCTATCAACGCCTTGACGATGAACCTTGTTGCGGAAGTACCCGGCTGTTGCAACGCATTTTGCGCGACGAATGGGGGTATCAGTACATGGTAGTTTCGGATTGCGGTGCGGTTACCGATTTTTTTACCACGCACAATGTGTCGTCCGATGCGGTGCATGCAGCCTCAAAAGCTGTTTTGGCCGGTACCGATGTGGAATGTGTTTGGGAAAATTATCCGTTTATGAACCTTCCCGAGGCTGTTGACCGCGATCTGATAAAAGAAGAAGATATCGATAAAAGCGTAGTGCGTTTGTTAACCGGGCGTTTTGATCTGGGCGATTTCGACGACGATGCCATTGTGCCTTACGCTCAAATTCCGCCATCGGTTTTAAACAACGAAAAACACCGCCAACTGGCACTCGACATGGCAAGGCAAACCATGACTCTTCTTCAGAATAAAAATAAGGTGTTGCCTTTATCAAGAAAGACAAAGAAAATTGCTGTGATTGGCCCCAACGCCAACGACGAGCCCATGTTGTGGGGAAATTACAACGGAACACCGGTGCGCACCATTTCAATTTTGGAAGGAATAAAAACCAAACTTTCGGAGCGCAACATTGTGTACGATAAAGCTTGTGATTTGGTTGAAGACAAGGTTACCGAAAGTTATTTCGACCAGTGTAGTTTTGAAGGTTTACCGGGAATTAAAGCCAGGTATTGGAACAACCCCGACCGAAAAGGAGAGGTGGTAACAACCGACCAAATTGTAAATCCGATTAAAAAAACCACTGCCGGTCAACACGAATTTGCTTCGGGCGTTAAGCTTGAAGGTTTTTCGGCCGTTTATGAAACGGAGTTTGTCGCCAAATCGAGCGAAGAAATTGTGTTTAAAGGTGGTGCCACCGGACATTACGAGTTGCTGGTAAATGGCGAAACAATTTCGCAGTACGACAACTGGCGGACACTTTCTTCGCGAATTCCTTACCAGGTGGAGGCCGGGAAAAAATACAAAATAGAAATCCGCTACGCACAATTAAATAACTGGCAGGCCAATATCGAATTCAACTTCGGAAAAGAAGTGGATGTGGATTATACCGAACTCATCAAAAAACTAAACGGTATTGAAACCGTGGTGTTTGTTGGCGGGCTTTCCGGAAACCTGGAGGGCGAAGAAATGCCGGTTTCGTATCCCGGTTTTAAAGGAGGCGACCGTACCAATATCGACCTTCCCGCGGTTCAGCGAAACTGTTTGAA comes from uncultured Draconibacterium sp. and encodes:
- a CDS encoding glycoside hydrolase family 97 catalytic domain-containing protein, whose translation is MRTNKILSTALFLLFAAAAFAQQISVVSPNQKLKVELSQSENSAFSAWFLKVDYRADEDFTTVIPKIDLGLLRNDQDFSKALSLKKVEPIQLITEEYTALHGKRLQRKNTANEITFCFENENKSKLNVVVRAWNDGVTFRYEFPEKEGAFVIQDELTAYAIPNKTKRWLEEFDLSNERLYANSDSASVQQNWSYPALFETSETACWYLIHEADVDRTYCATKLSNYSVAEQYKVTLPHPGEGEGEALPQITLPWKSPWRVIVIGSLADVVESTLVDDVSKPSVLENTDWVKPGVASWNYWSHNHGTKDYKTVCEFADLAAEMNWPYTLLDWEWDQMENGGNLEDALEYIHSLGVKPLMWYNSGMFKWITSTPVDRMKTHENRMEEFAKLKELGVYGVKIDFFLSEKQYMIDYYLDILEDAAQFNIMVYFHGCLVPRGWQRTYPHLMTYEGVRGAEWYNNGPELTAAAPEHNNVLPYTRNVVGSMDYTPVTFTNSQYPHITSYAHELALSVVFESGIQHFADRPEGFQNLPDAARTFLKEVPVVWDETKLLDGYPSKFTVIARKKAENWYVGCINSDGRRERHQSLDFYFLPDGKKFRLTLIADGEHDTVFSTQYMVVDNTSSINVKMLRRGGFAAVLKPIND
- a CDS encoding RagB/SusD family nutrient uptake outer membrane protein; translation: MKNILRILFIAAFVGSVLFGTTSCDNEEFLTVDHYTILASDQMFKSEEDAAKGLVGCYDMFFPGTNADDWNYKPQLFVGCHPTLETQATGWDKQYGNQQWTADDPSLNAGWMYAYRAIGRCNVFLAGLEASEEAANWATAESMAGQAKAIRAYFYMWLAQTWGRVPMLAAGETFSNTPDKAAAETDDEMWDFIIQDLKDASSALEWAPQNNELGRCTKGMALSYLGEAYMWKAYKARINGEGDAKSKENIQLAAAALKEVIDDGPYELAPSYSTLWDVGLAWPKEAVFQVVMDMGVGNYSNWDSNAHNFVNFFAGSTNGGGGWGSQYLSWELYFAFEKGDKRRDASMATNPVPELPEDQRSEYCYGYNPFLQQTIGSTPDKNSFKMNNGGDYAPGIWTIKLWRNQRCQWSSPHSPVHFYYKRYSGVMLDYAECLFRLNGGNDATAWDLVNQVRNRAFGNLEVGKAEALTNTFLPYFQQLENINGSYSDYVAPTEYPIPFSTETVEVPDAKTYYTEDAAGNEYHEAFTGLEVWEVALGQERRKEFNSEWNLKYDLQRSEFLIPHINANYPKGVGVPNTDVNALTNWHTYREWDFNEKKLVMPIPTDELLRNKLITQNDGY
- a CDS encoding alpha/beta hydrolase-fold protein, giving the protein MKKITSLLLPIFVIILSFGVHAQVEQAPAGFDVLQKSIPHGKIDTVVYTSKTVGTERTTLVYTPPGFSAEKNYPVLYLLHGIGGDEFEWLNGGHPEIILDNLYAEGKVEPMIAVLPNGRAMKDDSATGNVYGADKVEAFANFENDLLNDLIPFIENKYPVIADREHRAIGGLSMGGGQSLNFGLGNLDVFAWVGGFSSAPNTKQPAELVPNPDEAKKQLSLLFISCGDKDGLFSFSKRTHDYMSENDIPHYYYVIPDGQHDFNVWKDSLYNYAQLLFK
- a CDS encoding DUF6057 family protein, whose protein sequence is MKNRFEKVRLIYIVGWIVVFIALFLYMQIKERYSFYFSEQWHLFLYDWPFVKSVLWQPGGLARLIADFLIQFFVTPYLGALISAFLLTTSGIVTSVILKRLAPALHLQVLSLLPVISLLFLQFNINYQLSGTVAFLMFLCTFAFYLKIQSITKRIIYAAGFSVLLYLLAGPVASLFVAAIVLTELFVHFRSSYFLLLPAALVYLAAVLSLRLGVAGELKYLLLPDGYFTWKLQAGNVIYQPWLLMLAVLLAALLFGQVKQVRKNIQVAALATQFVVLGWLAVFNSSFMIDSRHEIFKELDYYMRQENWDKLLERCRQIDMNNYLYQNCRNVALAEKGLLAEHLFDYKQQDLRSIYLSWDKTPYVSVLLSDVYFSMGHIALSQRMAFESNESVNNYNPRMLKRLVQTNLIYGAYPVAEKYIAILEKTKYYADWAHSQRRFLENDKALEADALLGAKRDCIFPENFLAGKNGFDSDLKHIINHNPSHRATVQYLGAIYLLMRDIEGFKTMIENYYDTPALPSLPKGFQAGVMLFAANDTTALKHYAITDQVIQDFEASKNKRNSQNMYLNFLLK
- a CDS encoding glycoside hydrolase family 43 protein, translated to MKKRNFRKSLIPQLTALAMLFSFVASGAQPTKKAKSTNSPVFSNFVYQGDDDVYKKYPLKEGEFYSPILQGCYPDPAITRKGDDYYLVCSSFAMFPGVPIFHSKDLVNWTDLGGVLDNPETFDTHDCGISAGVYAPGITYNPYNDTFYMITTAFTGGLNNIIVKTKDPKKGWGDPIKLAFGGIDPSIFFDDDGKAYVVHNDAPDPGKELYNGHRVIKIWEYDVEKDQVIEGTDKIIVDGGVDLAKKPIWIEAPHLYKKDGKYFLMCAEGGTGGWHSEVIFKSDSPKGPFIPAPSNPILTQRHFPRERENKVDWAGHADIIEGPNGQWYGVFLAVRPNEEQRVNTGRETFILPVDWSGEFPVFVNGLVPMEPKLDMPKGVENKTGKDGFFPNGNFTYTEDFSSDDLDKRWIGLRGPREAFIEKAKNGIQINPFAANVKEVKPTSTLFYRQMHNSFSYAATLDYKPESEKDLAGIVALQSENANYVFGVTKQGDDYVLVLQRNFKRRFRGEMDSKVIASTKIELSQPLRLQVSAKGDKYEFSYAVEDADFVRLGETVSGDILSTDVAGGFTGCLLGLYATSANDALPE